GATAATCTTTAAGGGATTGACGCATAATTTCCACGGGAAGAGGGCGTTGTAACCAGATTCCTAAGGCGATCGCTCCCTGATTGACCAACATTTCCAAACCATCTAAAGCGATCACACCTTGTTTTTGAGTTTCTAACAGTAGCTTGGTGGGGTTAGGTATATAAATTAAATCATAGACGATCGCCCCCGGTTGTATCAACCCGATTAAGCTAGATTCTATTGGACTTGCATCGGTGTCAGGATACATCCCCACGGGAGTAGTATTAATCAATAGTTCGGTTTCTGGTAAGAGTTCAGGGAGACAGGAAGAATCATAGGAGGTTATTTCGGACCAATTAGCGGCAAAATCTGCTAATTTCTGCAAATTACGACCAACTACCCTAATTTCTGGACAACCCAAACGCTTTAAAGCGACTACAACCGCTCTAGCTGCGCCACCATAACCGAGCACCAGAGGCTTAATTTCGTGCCAAGGACGCTCAATCTCTCTCAAAGGGGCAAGAAACCCCTCTACGTCGGTATTAGTACCCTGCCAATGCGTAGCCTCACGCCAAACGGTGTTAGTAGCGCCTACCATTTGCGCGAGGGGAGAAATTTCCCTCAAAAAAGGGATTATGGCTTGTTTATGGGGAATAGTGACGTTAAAACCCTGACAGTTAATAGCTTGTAACCCAGCGATCGCCCCTCCTAAGTCGGCAGATTTAACAGCAAAAGGAACGTATACATAATCTAATCCTAGGGCTTTAATCGCCGCGTTGTGCATCACCGGTGACAGGGAATGCTCAATCGGATCTCCTATTACTCCTAAAAGTTTGGTTTTACCCGTAATTATCTCCATTTCAAGCGTTAATTAAATATTGCTCCACTACAGTTACTAAATAATCAGTCCAGTAACTTGCGAGTTGATAGTCCGAAGCTTCCACCATGACACGCAACAAAGGCTCGGTACCAGAAGCTCTAACTAGTATTCTTCCTGAAGTACTAAGGGCGCACTCGGCTTGAGCGATCGCTTGTTGAATCTCTTCACAGTCTTGCCATTGAGCTAAAACTTCCCGATTTTTAAAGCGTAGATTGCGTAAGAATTGGGGATAAGTTTGAAAACTCGCGGCGCGTAATTCTGTTAAAGAAGTTCCCCACTGCTGTGTTAAAGCGGTCAAATGTAAGGCAGTTTGTAAGCCATCTCCAGAATAACTATGATGGTGACAGAGAATATGTCCCGATTGCTCTCCTCCTA
This portion of the Gloeocapsa sp. PCC 73106 genome encodes:
- a CDS encoding shikimate dehydrogenase; the protein is MEIITGKTKLLGVIGDPIEHSLSPVMHNAAIKALGLDYVYVPFAVKSADLGGAIAGLQAINCQGFNVTIPHKQAIIPFLREISPLAQMVGATNTVWREATHWQGTNTDVEGFLAPLREIERPWHEIKPLVLGYGGAARAVVVALKRLGCPEIRVVGRNLQKLADFAANWSEITSYDSSCLPELLPETELLINTTPVGMYPDTDASPIESSLIGLIQPGAIVYDLIYIPNPTKLLLETQKQGVIALDGLEMLVNQGAIALGIWLQRPLPVEIMRQSLKDYLGL